A genome region from Euphorbia lathyris chromosome 4, ddEupLath1.1, whole genome shotgun sequence includes the following:
- the LOC136226647 gene encoding uncharacterized protein isoform X1 produces MGGKSSSSQKKSVPKGLPDIVFKWSLEDIFDEDLFKVDKIPESFESVEQYLVSYMDPLLEETRARLCSSMEVICRAPFAEVTSLSQSKSDGSLVYDVKVDQWKNRKSSHGKEPYKTLPGDIVILADAKPETVSDLQRTGRTWTFAMVSRISDDENEDATTSSSQFKVKASKEVEVNDGMWNSLFVTFLTNITTNKRIWKALHMRRNLHIVEEVLSPDYTVTENYARHYMKTDKIWDENIMSLLSTLNESQSEAVFACLHKMQFNDKPYVELIWGPPGTGKTRIISVLLYSLLRMQCRTLTCAPTNVAITEVATRVLKLVRESTDASVYSVGDILLFGNTERLKVNPEFREIFLDYRVQRLTECFAPMTGWRNCFISTIGFFEDCVSQYHIFLENELIKEKHSENTEGRISGKNKSFLEFARERFLFSAMQLKKCVHSLCTHIPESYIQKYNIANIVSLVRLLDDFESLLFCDDVTSEALEEFFSHPELVSDSPQGFGDIRVKLCSSRRECLNLLKALHSSLNELQLPSSVNKSSIVEFCFEKASLIFCTASSSYKLHYMDIEPLDFLVIDEAVQLKECESVIPLQLCGIRHAILIGDERQLPALVESNVSCEAGFGRSLFERLSSLGHPKHLLNMQYRMHPAISHFPNSTFYSNNILDAPNVKAKSYTKQYLPGPMFGPYSFINVFGGREVMDDVGHSRLNTVEVAIVSKLLRSLYKAWNGSKENISIGVISPYAAQVVAIQDKLGRQFETNAGFSVKVRSVDGFQGGEEDIIIMSTVRANRGGAIGFMSNYQRINVALTRARHCLWILGNERTLINSESIWTNIVNDAKKRNCFFNVDQDKGLAKTILEVKKEFDQLDDLLSGDSVYFRNCRWKVLFSENFKRSFGKLASVQAKTFALNYILRLSSGWRPKQRNADAISESFRFLRQFKVVGLYVISSIDVVKEHRYTQVLKVWDILPLEDVPKLTRRLNAIFERYTDDFVSRCNEKLLEGDLEIPTTWSVSTDIVRYKSLGDNESGSNLNSDEGCYVENSKVSDSLLLMKFYNLSSGVVSHLLSDGDGRELELPFEVTDEEREIIFHQRSTFILGRSGTGKTTVLTMKLFKKEQLFHMAIEGYNEPCRNNAKDEPVGDAENTVLRQLFVTVSPKLCFAVKQQVARLKSFVSSGKYSGCNSSLDMEDVDKAARFEDIPDSFIGVTPKSFPLVITFNKFLMMLDGTIGTSYFARFPDVRQLLCDKTSNVSGSILMQTFLKTREVNFENFCLVYWPHLNSKLTKKLDFSRVFTEIMSRIKGGLQSSDSCDGRLGREDYVILAEGRVSTLSRHERELIYDAFEDYEKMKMENGDFDMADIVIDLHRRLRNERYVGDMMDFVYIDEVQDLTMRQVALFKHVSNNVNEGFVFSGDTAQTIARGIDFRFEDIRSLFYDHFIMGSRIEENDRRKEKGHISKIFHLSQNFRTHGGVLKLAQSVIDLLYRFFPKFVDILSHETSFIFGEAPILLESCGDENAIITIFGNNGNVGSKFVGFGAEQVILVRDDSARKEISKYVGKQALVLTIVECKGLEFQDVLLYNFFGASPLRNKWRVMYQYMSEQRLLDASTGQSFPSFNPSKYNIMCSELKQLYVAITRTRQRLWICENSEEFSKPMFDYWRKKGLVQVRKLDDSLATAMQVASSPEEWKSQGYKLLREGNYEMATMCFERAGDEYGEKLAKAAGLRAAADKMHASNPETASIARRQAAEIFESIGKNEYAAECFFLLKEYERAGKIYLKCGESSMERAGECLYLAGCYEFAAEVYANGSNFSKCLKSCSEGSLFEKGLNYIQSWKQNADTSTVKRSKEIDRTEQEFLERCALHYHERNDNRAMMKYVRAFDCVASIRDFLEKLGCFDELMSFEEESGNFLEAAKIAKMKGELLREADLVGKAGHLKEASLLILWYVFACSLWSCSSKGWPLKQFAVKDDLLAKAKAFAKTDSEQFYEFVHMEAEILLNDHSSLSTMKQHLDASRAHKIYHGEIISARKILDAHLKLNDSKYGWEDHMIHDIARFSAGEISKNRVSAETLVHFWNFWKNKIVNIFEYLRSVETQNVGDGKIMGEFCLNYLAVRRQFDNLNPVYNLMIPDAYWVKWLDSRSIRSKGKFISLDAHQFASAAQSYWGSELLSVGMDILAKLEGLYTLSVKNSSSLFCQSRHLYHIYTVAKFLLVSKFLERRFHDNRALQRFVELPAKHLFSCVFPLDWRESLKENMISARRTGNFGDLVKEFTCEAVRFKKTVSYGQLGRILVAILGSCKLDNQLFEKIKDGFEWNESWMALIVDLCRETGLADKKSQVPGEETIMGKLHRVLEDIYIVNWRKAYDYISPECFLYLIERQLILVSCVRGHFFTTKSSFSEILVHMERNGSSISRLKNLDAYPIKAILDFLARIVQQFLLCNEDTTEWIKRSRGNVMDRSRAVTLRLVVTACLLYLNFGYFQEFLFEWLGRNYIRNQLPSDFVVALNRRRKRRSRNVGSDIEMFSEVFKEMGNPLVVVSLGENVPQFFPDVIFLHMIEHSKEDMWTALFPNINKATQDQKKLDLQVPSNYREVLKSLKTLNNEEVIRSFIASVPALKATIEERIYILCSALEGCGDSDRKNEKPYGEASAILDEMKQLYSVLDVREPELVKNLPRIEELLSQLDSKMPRTNSFLDELFFKQDEILEEVVSETCHHYEEGGTSEAAKNGSPSQANLGNQEQDEILEVVSETCHHQEEEGTSEAGKNGSSSQANLGNQASSSQARNNGKGTRKNKKKQKGKGKGRKA; encoded by the exons ATGGGAGGGAAGAGTTCATCGAGCCAGAAGAAATCAGTTCCAAAGGGTTTACCAGACATTGTGTTTAAATGGTCTCTGGAAGACATTTTCGATGAAGATCTTTTCAAG gtggacAAGATTCCAGAATCCTTTGAATCAGTTGAACAATATCTTGTTTCATATATGGATCCGTTACTGGAAGAAACAAGAGCACGATTATGTTCGAGCATGGAAGTGATTTGCAGAGCACCATTTGCTGAAGTAACATCCTTGTCACAGTCCAAGTCTGATGGAAGTTTGGTATATGATGTTAAGGTTGATCAATGGAAAAACAGGAAAAGTTCTCATGGAAAGGAGCCTTACAAAACATTGCCTGGAGATATCGTCATTTTAGCGGATGCTAAGCCGGAAACTGTCTCTGATTTACAAAGAACAGGAAGGACATGGACATTTGCAATGGTTAGCAGAATCTCAGATGATGAGAATGAAGATGCTACTACCAGTTCTTCTCAGTTTAAAGTTAAGGCATCTAAAGAAGTAGAAGTTAATGATGGAATGTGGAACTCTTTGTTTGTTACTTTCTTGACAAATATAACCACTAATAAAAGAATATGGAAAGCATTGCATATGCGAAGAAATCTGCATATTGTCGAGGAAGTTCTGTCTCCTGATTACACG GTCACAGAAAATTATGCCCGACATTATATGAAGACAGACAAAATCTGGGATGAAAACATAATGAGCTTATTGTCAACATTGAATGAATCCCAGAGTGAGGCTGTATTTGCCTGCCTTCATAAAATGCAGTTCAACGACAAGCCTTATGTTGAACTCATTTGGGGTCCACCAGGGACGGGGAAGACGAGGATTATTAGTGTTCTGCTTTATAGCCTTTTAAGAATGCAGTGCAGGACTTTGACTTGTGCGCCAACCAATGTAGCAATTACAGAAGTAGCGACAAGAGTTCTGAAGCTGGTGAGAGAATCTACTGATGCTTCAGTTTATTCAGTTGGAGATATTCTCTTATTTGGGAATACGGAAAGACTCAAAGTGAATCCAGAATTTAGAGAAATATTTTTGGATTATCGTGTTCAAAGGCTTACAGAGTGCTTTGCACCGATGACTGGGTGGCGGAATTGTTTTATTTCGACAATAGGTTTCTTTGAAGATTGTGTTTCACAGTATCATATTTTTTTGGAAAACGAATTGATCAAGGAAAAACACAGTGAAAACACCGAAGGACGCATCAGTGGGAAGAATAAGTCTTTTCTTGAGTTTGCAAGAGAAAGGTTCCTGTTTTCTGCAATGCAACTGAAAAAATGTGTGCATAGTTTATGCACTCATATACCTGAAAGTTACATCCAGAAATATAATATAGCCAATATCGTGTCACTTGTTCGTCTACTTGATGATTTCGAAAGTTTGCTATTTTGTGATGATGTAACTTCAGAAGCATTGGAGGAGTTTTTCTCACATCCAGAGTTAGTATCTGATTCTCCTCAAGGTTTTGGAGATATACGAGTCAAGTTGTGCTCGAGCAGAAGAGAATGCCTTAATTTGTTAAAAGCTCTACATTCGTCCCTCAATGAACTTCAGCTTCCAAGTTCAGTGAACAAGTCTTCAATAGTTGAGTTCTGTTTCGAAAAAGCTTCTTTAATTTTCTGCACAGCATCTAGTTCGTATAAGCTGCATTATATGGATATAGAGCCGTTGGACTTTCTGGTAATTGATGAAGCAGTGCAGTTAAAAGAATGTGAATCAGTGATACCCCTTCAACTTTGTGGTATTCGGCATGCTATTCTTATTGGCGATGAGCGCCAATTACCGGCTCTGGTTGAAagcaat GTTTCTTGTGAAGCTGGATTCGGAAGAAGTTTATTTGAAAGGTTAAGTTCATTGGGCCATCCGAAACACCTTCTAAATATGCAATATAGAATGCATCCGGCGATCAGTCACTTTCCAAATTCAACTTTCTATTCGAATAACATCTTGGATGCACCTAATGTTAAGGCGAAAAGTTATACGAAGCAGTATCTTCCGGGGCCAATGTTCGGTCCCTATTCATTTATAAATGTGTTTGGTGGACGAGAAGTGATGGATGATGTTGGGCACAGCAGACTAAATACAGTTGAGGTTGCTATTGTATCGAAACTGCTACGGAGTCTGTACAAAG CATGGAATGGCTCAAAGGAGAATATTAGCATTGGAGTAATTTCTCCTTATGCAGCTCAAGTGGTTGCGATTCAAGACAAACTTGGCCGCCAATTTGAAACTAATGCTGGCTTTTCGGTTAAGGTGAGGTCAGTTGATGGATTTCAAGGCGGGGAGGAAGATATCATAATAATGTCAACTGTGAGAGCAAATAGAGGAGGAGCAATTGGTTTCATGTCTAATTATCAGAGAATCAATGTTGCTCTAACAAGGGCAAG GCACTGTCTCTGGATTTTGGGGAATGAGAGAACGTTAATTAATAGCGAATCCATTTGGACAAATATTGTCAATGATGCTAAGAAGCGTAATTGCTTCTTTAATGTCGATCAAGACAAGGGATTGGCGAAAACCATTTTAGAAGTGAAGAAAGAGTTTGATCAACTTGATGATTTGCTCAGTGGAGATAGTGTATATTTCAGAAACTGTAGATGGAAG GTTCTGTTTAGTGAAAACTTCAAAAGATCATTTGGGAAATTGGCATCAGTTCAGGCAAAGACATTTGCTTTGAACTATATACTTAGACTTTCGAGTGGTTGGCGTCCTAAGCAGAGGAATGCAGATGCTATTTCGGAATCTTTTCGTTTCTTGAGGCAGTTCAAGGTTGTAGGCTTGTACGTAATATCCTCGATTGACGTAGTGAAGGAGCATAGGTACACCCAAGTTTTGAAAGTTTGGGATATATTACCATTAGAAGATGTTCCGAAATTAACCAGGCGTCTCAATGCCATTTTCGAAAGATATACCGATGATTTTGTCAGCCGTTGCAATGAGAAACTCTTAGAAGG GGATTTGGAAATTCCTACAACTTGGTCGGTTTCTACTGATATTGTCCGATATAAGAGTCTCGGGGACAATGAATCAGGAAGCAATTTGAATTCTGATGAAGGATGTTATGTGGAGAATTCGAAAGTGAGTGACAGCTTATTGCTAATGAAATTTTATAACTTGTCATCTGGAGTTGTTAGCCACTTGCTTTCTGATGGGGATGGTCGGGAGCTTGAACTCCCTTTCGAAGTAACAGACGAAGAACGGGAAATAATTTTTCACCAAAGAAGCACATTTATTCTGGGAAGATCAGGCACCGGAAAAACGACTGTTTTGACTATGAAATTGTTCAAGAAAGAGCAACTTTTTCATATGGCAATTGAAGGATATAACGAGCCGTGCAGAAATAATGCCAAGGATGAACCTGTTGGAGACGCGGAAAATACTGTACTGCGCCAGCTTTTTGTGACCGTTAGTCCTAAACTTTGTTTTGCTGTCAAACAACAAGTTGCTCGGCTGAAAAG CTTTGTCTCCAGTGGAAAATATTCTGGCTGTAATAGTTCATTAGATATGGAAGATGTTGATAAAGCTGCACGATTCGAGGATATTCCTGATTCGTTTATTGGTGTTACTCCAAAGTCGTTTCCTCTTGTGATAACTTTTAATAAGTTTCTGATGATGCTTGATGGAACAATTGGCACTTCATACTTTGCAAGATTTCCTGATGTGAGGCAGCTTCTGTGTGATAAAACGAGTAATGTTTCAGGATCTATTTTAATGCAAACTTTTCTGAAAACGAGGGAggttaattttgaaaatttttgttTGGTTTACTGGCCACATTTGAATTCAAAGCTGACTAAGAAGCTCGACTTTTCCAGAGTGTTTACGGAGATAATGTCTCGAATAAAAGGGGGCCTACAATCAAGTGACTCTTGTGATGGTAGGCTCGGTAGGGAAGATTATGTTATATTGGCTGAGGGTCGGGTTTCCACTTTGAGTAGGCATGAGAGGGAACTGATATATGATGCATTCGAAGATTATGAaaagatgaagatggagaatggTGATTTCGATATGGCTGATATCGTCATTGATCTTCATCGTCGGCTTAGGAATGAAAGATATGTTGGAGACATGATGGATTTTGTCTACATCGATGAAGTCCAAGATCTTACGATGAGGCAAGTCGCACTTTTCAAACACGTCAGCAACAATGTGAATGAGGGTTTTGTGTTTTCTGGTGATACTGCACAGACTATTGCGCGGGGAATCGACTTCAGATTCGAAGATATAAGATCATTATTCTATGATCATTTCATTATGGGTTCGAGAATTGAAGAGAATGACAGAAGGAAGGAAAAAGGTCACATATCAAAAATCTTTCATTTGAGCCAAAACTTCCGGACTCATGGCGGTGTTCTTAAGTTAGCTCAAAGTGTTATAGATCTTTTGTACCGGTTCTTCCCAAAATTTGTTGATATTTTGAGTCACGAAACTAGTTTCATTTTCGGGGAAGCCCCGATTTTGCTGGAATCATGCGGTGATGAAAATGCAATTATCACTATATTTGGAAACAATGGGAATGTTGGAAGTAAGTTTGTCGGATTTGGAGCGGAACAAGTGATATTAGTAAGGGATGATTCTGCTAGAAAAGAAATCTCTAAATATGTTGGAAAACAAGCTCTTGTCTTGACCATAGTGGAGTGCAAGGGCTTAGAGTTTCAG GATGTTCTGTTGTACAATTTTTTTGGTGCGTCACCATTGAGAAATAAATGGAGAGTTATGTATCAATACATGAGCGAACAACGTTTGCTTGATGCTAGCACTGGACAATCTTTCCCAAGCTTTAATCCATCAAAATACAACATCATGTGTTCTGAGTTGAAGCAGTTGTACGTTGCGATTACTCGTACGAGACAGAGGTTGTGGATTTGTGAGAATTCCGAGGAGTTTTCTAAACCCATGTTTGACTATTGGAGGAAAAAGGGACTTGTGCAAGTCAGGAAGCTTGATGATTCACTTGCAACAGCAATGCAAGTTGCTAGCAGTCCGGAAGAATGGAAATCTCAGGGTTATAAG CTTTTACGTGAGGGTAATTACGAGATGGCAACAATGTGTTTCGAAAGAGCTGGAGATGAGTACGGAGAAAAATTGGCCAAGGCTGCAGGGCTTAGAGCAGCTGCTGATAAAATGCATGCTTCAAATCCTGAAACGGCTTCTATTGCTCGTAGGCAAGCTGCTGAAATTTTTGAATCCATTGGAAAAAACGAGTACGCTGCAGAATGTTTTTTCTTGTTGAAAGAATATGAAAGAGCAG gaaaaatttatttgaaatgcGGGGAGTCATCAATGGAAAGAGCTGGCGAATGTTTATATCTCGCAGGATGTTACGAGTTTGCAGCAGAAGTTTATGCTAATGGCAGCAATTTCTCGAAATGTCTTAAATCCTGCAGCGAAGGAAGCCTCTTTGAAAAGGGGTTGAATTATATTCAGTCCTGGAAACAAAATGCAGATACTTCTACGGTCAAAAGAAGCAAAGAGATTGATAGAACAGAACAAGAGTTTCTGGAGAGGTGTGCACTTCACTATCACGAGCGGAATGACAATAGAGCCATGATGAAATACGTTAGAGCTTTCGATTGTGTAGCTTCTATCCGTGATTTCTTGGAAAAGTTAGGTTGTTTCGATGAGCTTATGTCATTTGAAGAAGAGTCGGGGAACTTTCTCGAGGCAGCAAAAATTGCGAAGATGAAAGGGGAACTCTTGCGTGAGGCTGATTTGGTCGGGAAGGCTGGGCATTTGAAGGAGGCATCATTGCTTATTCTTTGGTATGTATTTGCTTGCTCTCTTTGGTCATGTAGTAGCAAAGGTTGGCCCTTGAAGCAGTTTGCGGTGAAGGACGATCTTTTAGCGAAAGCAAAAGCTTTCGCGAAGACTGATTCGGAACAGTTTTATGAGTTTGTTCATATGGAGGCTGAAATATTGTTGAATGATCACAGTAGCTTGTCGACTATGAAACAACATTTAGATGCTTCTCGGGCACACAAGATCTATCATGGCGAGATAATATCCGCACGGAAGATTCTGGATGCACATCTTAAATTGAACGACTCTAAATATGGGTGGGAAGATCACATGATTCATGATATAGCAAGGTTTTCAGCAGGTGAAATTTCGAAGAATCGGGTTTCTGCTGAGACACTAGTACACTTCTGGAATTTCTGGAAGAATAAGATTGTGAACATATTTGAGTACTTGAGAAGTGTTGAAACACAAAATGTCGGTGATGGGAAAATCATGGGCGAATTCTGCTTGAATTACTTGGCGGTGCGCAGGCAATTCGATAATCTGAATCCGGTCTACAATCTGATGATCCCTGATGCGTACTGGGTGAAATGGTTGGATAGTCGATCGATAAGAAGCAAGGGAAAGTTCATTTCATTAGATGCTCACCAGTTTGCTTCTGCTGCTCAGAGCTATTGGGGCTCCGAATTACTCTCTGTTGGTATGGATATCTTGGCGAAACTCGAAGGCCTTTATACTCTTTCGGTTAAGAATTCCTCATCCCTCTTCTGCCAAAGCAGACATCTCTATCATATCTATACCGTCGCAAAGTTCCTGCTAGTTTCCAAATTCCTGGAACGCCGATTCCATGACAACAGAGCACTGCAGAGATTCGTTGAACTCCCCGCTAAACATCTATTCAGCTGTGTCTTTCCTCTGGACTGGAGAGAATCATTGAAAGAGAACATGATTTCCGCAAGGAGAACCGGGAATTTTGGGGATTTAGTTAAGGAATTTACTTGTGAAGCGGTCAGGTTCAAGAAAACTGTATCCTATGGGCAGCTTGGTAGGATATTAGTTGCGATTCTCGGGTCATGTAAACTAGACAATCAGTTGTTTGAGAAAATTAAAGATGGTTTCGAATGGAACGAGTCATGGATGGCTTTGATTGTTGATCTCTGCAGAGAGACCGGTTTAGCAGACAAGAAAAGCCAAGTACCGGGTGAGGAAACTATCATGGGGAAGTTACATAGAGTTTTGGAAGACATTTACATTGTTAACTGGAGAAAAGCATATGATTATATCTCGCCTGAATGCTTTCTCTACCTTATCGAGCGTCAACTGATTCTTGTATCTTGCGTGCGAGGACACTTCTTCACGACGAAGTCTTCTTTTTCTGAAATACTAGTCCACATGGAACGCAATGGCAGCTCGATTTCCAGATTAAAAAACCTTGATGCATATCCTATCAAAGCCATTCTGGATTTCTTAGCTCGCATAGTTCAGCAGTTTCTCTTATGTAACGAGGATACAACGGAGTGGATTAAAAGGTCTCGTGGAAATGTGATGGATCGTTCCAGAGCTGTGACTTTGAGATTAGTTGTTACAGCATGTTTACTTTATTTGAACTTCGGTTATTTTCAGGAATTTCTTTTTGAGTGGCTGGGTAGGAATTATATCAGGAATCAACTGCCATCGGATTTCGTTGTTGCCCTTAACAGAAGGCGGAAACGTCGGTCTAGGAATGTAGGTTCAGATATAGAGATGTTTTCTGAGGTATTTAAGGAAATGGGGAATCCACTGGTAGTCGTGAGTTTGGGTGAAAACGTTCCACAATTTTTCCCAGACGTGATTTTTCTGCATATGATCGAGCATAGTAAAGAAGACATGTGGACAGCCTTGTTTCCGAATATCAATAAAGCTACTCAAGATCAGAAAAAACTTGATCTGCAAGTTCCTTCCAACTATAGGGAAGTACTGAAATCACTGAAAACATTGAATAATGAAGAAGTCATAAGGAGTTTTATAGCAAGTGTTCCAGCACTTAAG GCAACCATAGAGGAGAGAATCTACATTTTATGTTCTGCGTTGGAAGGATGCGGTGATTCTgacagaaaaaatgaaaaaccataTGGAGAAGCATCCGCGATCCTTGACGAAATGAAGCAACTATATTCCGTATTAGATGTGAG GGAGCCGGAACTTGTGAAGAACCTTCCACGAATAGAAGAACTTCTTAGCCAGCTTGATTCGAAAATGCCAAGAACGAATAGTTTCTTGGATGAGTTATTCTTCAAACAAGATGAAATCCTCGAAGAAGTTGTGTCGGAAACCTGCCATCACTATGAAGAAGGAGGAACCAGCGAGGCGGCAAAGAATGGAAGTCCTTCTCAGGCAAATCTTGGAAACCAAGAACAAGATGAAATTCTCGAAGTAGTGTCGGAAACCTGTCAtcaccaagaagaagaaggaaccAGCGAGGCGGGAAAGAATGGAAGTTCTTCTCAGGCGAATCTTGGAAACCAAGCCAGCAGTTCTCAAGCCAGAAACAATGGGAAGGGAACTCGCAAGaacaaaaagaaacaaaagggaaaaggaaaGGGGAGAAAAGCGTAA